From Ignavibacteriales bacterium, one genomic window encodes:
- a CDS encoding SDR family oxidoreductase — MTNLSKQIVLVTGASSGIGLACAEAFARTGARLIITARRKERLDALAEELKKKHGTETLTIQLDVRNQPAVEKAIQTLPSGWQDIEVLVNNAGLSRGLDKLYEGKLDDWEEMIDTNVKGLLYVSRAVIPGMVARGKGTIINLGSIAGHEVYTGGNVYCASKHAVDALTRGLRHDLVDTPLRVCTVDPGLVETEFSIVRFRGNEQRAKTVYQNLAPLTPADVADAVLYCAAAPPHVQIAEIIILPTNQASPTLVHRTPAAK; from the coding sequence ATGACAAACCTCTCAAAGCAAATTGTTCTCGTCACAGGTGCAAGCAGCGGCATCGGACTCGCGTGTGCTGAAGCGTTCGCCCGGACTGGCGCGCGTCTCATCATTACCGCCCGGCGCAAGGAGAGACTCGATGCCCTGGCAGAAGAACTGAAGAAAAAGCATGGCACCGAGACACTGACGATTCAGCTTGACGTGCGCAATCAGCCAGCAGTGGAAAAGGCCATTCAGACTCTTCCTTCCGGCTGGCAGGACATCGAAGTGCTTGTCAACAATGCCGGACTCAGCCGCGGCCTGGACAAGCTGTACGAGGGGAAGCTGGACGATTGGGAGGAAATGATTGATACGAATGTGAAGGGATTGCTGTATGTCAGCCGCGCCGTCATTCCCGGCATGGTAGCGCGTGGAAAGGGGACAATCATCAACCTTGGTTCAATTGCCGGACACGAAGTCTATACCGGCGGTAATGTGTACTGCGCATCGAAGCACGCCGTCGACGCGTTGACGAGGGGATTGCGACACGATCTGGTGGACACACCTCTTCGAGTCTGCACCGTCGACCCCGGGCTTGTGGAAACAGAATTCAGCATCGTCCGTTTCCGCGGAAACGAACAACGAGCAAAGACAGTCTATCAAAACCTCGCTCCGCTGACGCCCGCGGATGTGGCAGACGCCGTGCTCTATTGCGCAGCGGCGCCACCGCACGTTCAGATCGCAGAGATAATAATCCTGCCGACAAATCAGGCGTCCCCAACGCTAGTACACCGAACGCCGGCGGCGAAGTAG
- a CDS encoding Nramp family divalent metal transporter has product MGLLQRLKDRPAFRNMLIFLSVIGPGIITGSVDNDAGGITTYSVAGAKYGYKLLWTLLPSFIALLTVQEMNARMGIVTGKGLADLIRENFGVRITFYLFALLLFADIGNTATEFAGVAGSMAVFNVDKYISVPLAAIAVWILVVKGNYKISEKIFLFFSVFLLSYIVSAILAKPDWGQIGREMIAPKIQWDNEYLTTVLGLIGTTVAPWMQFYMQSSVIEKGISIDDYKYTIWDVVVGCIITVVVAFFIIVACAATLHVNGVQINEAKDAAMSLKPFAGALASQVFAFGLFVASVFSAAILPLATAFFICEAFGFEAGIDKKFSEAPQFYTLFTFTILTGVGIILLPNAPLIAITIWTQVLNAVLLPVVLICMMLIINKPEIMGEYTNKRYQNVIGWTTSIILMILSAVLVISGIS; this is encoded by the coding sequence ATGGGTTTGCTGCAACGATTGAAAGACCGGCCGGCATTCCGCAACATGCTTATCTTCCTGAGCGTGATCGGGCCGGGCATTATCACCGGCAGCGTCGACAACGATGCCGGAGGCATTACCACATACTCGGTGGCAGGGGCGAAGTACGGCTACAAGCTGCTCTGGACTCTCCTTCCGTCGTTTATCGCGCTCCTGACGGTGCAGGAGATGAACGCGCGCATGGGAATCGTTACTGGCAAGGGTCTTGCCGATCTGATTCGCGAGAATTTCGGCGTGCGGATCACGTTCTACCTTTTCGCACTGCTCCTGTTTGCCGATATCGGCAACACCGCAACGGAATTCGCCGGCGTCGCAGGAAGCATGGCGGTCTTCAATGTCGACAAGTACATCTCTGTCCCTCTTGCTGCAATCGCCGTGTGGATCCTTGTCGTCAAGGGAAACTACAAGATATCGGAGAAGATTTTTCTCTTCTTCAGCGTCTTTCTGCTTTCCTACATTGTGTCGGCTATCCTTGCCAAGCCGGACTGGGGACAAATCGGAAGAGAGATGATTGCCCCGAAAATTCAATGGGACAATGAGTACCTCACGACGGTGCTGGGACTTATCGGCACTACCGTCGCTCCCTGGATGCAATTTTATATGCAATCGTCCGTGATCGAGAAGGGGATCAGCATCGACGACTACAAATACACGATCTGGGATGTTGTTGTCGGGTGCATCATTACGGTCGTTGTGGCTTTCTTTATCATTGTCGCATGCGCAGCCACGTTGCACGTCAACGGAGTCCAGATCAACGAAGCCAAGGATGCCGCGATGTCATTAAAGCCTTTTGCGGGGGCGCTTGCATCACAGGTGTTCGCGTTCGGACTTTTCGTCGCTTCGGTGTTCTCGGCCGCCATACTCCCCCTCGCTACGGCATTTTTCATCTGTGAGGCCTTTGGCTTCGAAGCCGGCATAGACAAGAAGTTCTCCGAGGCCCCGCAGTTCTATACTCTGTTCACTTTCACGATTCTCACGGGTGTCGGCATTATCCTGCTCCCCAACGCTCCGCTCATTGCAATCACAATCTGGACACAGGTGCTCAATGCCGTTCTGCTGCCTGTTGTCCTTATCTGTATGATGCTCATCATCAACAAGCCTGAGATCATGGGGGAATACACGAACAAACGGTACCAGAATGTTATTGGATGGACGACATCGATTATTCTCATGATACTGAGCGCCGTTCTTGTGATCTCGGGGATAAGTTGA
- a CDS encoding CBS domain-containing protein, whose translation MSGDNFNFIYISEILHLPIFNASTGKRIGRIDDLAARTSHVYPKITALIASMHEGEKPLYIPWNLVRLTVFKKHVTVEYPFESTNQESVENEILLKETFLDKQIISTSGYKLVRVNDLQLLIDNSSKDNPNLWLVHIDIGVKGLLRRLGWVNFLNPIFHWLIARDINDKFLTWKNVQPTTATNVHGAVIMKADSSKLSAIHPADLADILEDLGTDERISLLESISPATAAATLQEMAINLRVQMAEALDTEKLASIISEMQMDETVDLLDELDKEKREAVFSLLTQERVAEIHDLTKLSAFSVGSIMNTSFITARETQTVKEVLKMVKAEIKQTELLYYVYIIDDEERLKGLVTLRQLLSTKSTAVISSIMRGNIISVRLDSSVKRMAQLFFKYKFEAIPVVDENDKLQGIITMRDTLDAVFPEVKQAAEG comes from the coding sequence ATGAGCGGCGACAACTTCAATTTCATATATATCTCGGAGATCCTTCACCTTCCGATCTTCAACGCCTCGACCGGGAAGAGGATCGGCCGGATCGATGACCTCGCCGCACGGACAAGCCACGTGTATCCGAAGATCACGGCGCTGATCGCCTCGATGCACGAAGGTGAGAAGCCGCTGTACATTCCCTGGAATCTCGTACGTTTGACAGTCTTCAAGAAGCATGTCACGGTTGAATATCCTTTCGAGAGCACCAATCAGGAATCGGTAGAAAACGAAATTCTTCTCAAGGAGACGTTCCTCGACAAGCAGATTATCTCGACGTCAGGATATAAGCTTGTGCGGGTCAATGACTTGCAGTTGCTTATAGACAATTCCTCTAAGGATAACCCGAACCTTTGGCTGGTGCACATTGATATTGGCGTCAAGGGGTTACTCCGGCGCCTGGGTTGGGTGAATTTTCTCAATCCGATTTTCCATTGGCTCATCGCACGCGACATCAACGACAAGTTTCTCACGTGGAAGAATGTTCAGCCGACCACGGCGACAAACGTCCACGGAGCCGTGATTATGAAGGCCGATTCCTCGAAGCTCTCTGCCATACACCCGGCGGACCTTGCGGACATCCTTGAAGATCTCGGCACAGACGAACGCATCTCGCTGCTCGAGTCGATCAGTCCGGCAACAGCGGCCGCTACACTTCAGGAAATGGCGATTAACCTTCGCGTCCAGATGGCGGAAGCGCTCGACACCGAAAAGCTCGCAAGCATCATCTCTGAGATGCAGATGGACGAAACCGTCGACCTTCTCGACGAGCTTGACAAGGAGAAGCGTGAAGCGGTTTTCAGTCTTCTCACGCAGGAGCGCGTCGCAGAAATCCATGACCTGACGAAGCTCTCCGCTTTCAGCGTTGGAAGCATCATGAACACAAGCTTCATCACTGCAAGAGAAACTCAGACAGTCAAAGAAGTGCTGAAGATGGTGAAGGCAGAGATCAAACAAACCGAGTTGCTCTACTACGTCTATATCATCGATGATGAGGAACGGCTGAAGGGTCTTGTCACGCTGCGCCAATTGCTTTCCACGAAGAGCACAGCCGTTATCTCAAGCATTATGCGGGGGAATATCATTTCCGTGCGCCTGGATTCCAGCGTCAAACGAATGGCCCAGTTGTTTTTCAAATACAAGTTCGAAGCGATTCCAGTCGTTGATGAAAACGACAAGCTCCAGGGCATCATTACGATGCGTGACACGCTCGACGCGGTCTTCCCGGAAGTAAAACAGGCAGCCGAGGGGTAA
- a CDS encoding alanine racemase, whose protein sequence is MRPAGSIFELPTPALLLDQGILERNLTRMQDRANSFGVSLRPHIKTHKCVEIANHQLELGARGITVSTLFELEQFAAAGFNDITWALPLIPDHIEKILALSDKTTARVVIDSMEMFERLNAIERVGSERIHVWLKVDCGYHRAGVDPKSPNAEQLIRSLNESKNLVFDGILTHSGHAYDSRNRADIQVVADQERSVMVEFAERMRTKGYKIPVVSVGSTPTMSVTENFEGINEIRPGNYAFYDNTQVMLGSCGVADCALTVLASVVSHQPGASHFIIDAGALALSKDPGPLHISNDMDMGILYEDYDRKRLQAHVHVKTLSQEHGKVLISESSRLQDHYKVGDKVRILEHHSCLTAANFDYYNVVKGYEVIDRWKILRGRV, encoded by the coding sequence ATGCGACCAGCAGGATCCATCTTCGAACTTCCAACCCCAGCGCTGCTCCTCGACCAGGGTATACTCGAGCGGAATCTCACCAGAATGCAGGACCGCGCGAACTCCTTCGGCGTTTCACTGCGTCCACACATCAAGACCCATAAGTGCGTGGAGATTGCCAATCATCAATTGGAGTTGGGAGCCCGCGGCATCACCGTCTCGACGCTGTTCGAACTGGAACAGTTCGCCGCTGCCGGATTCAACGACATCACGTGGGCTCTTCCGCTGATACCGGATCACATCGAAAAAATTCTGGCGTTGTCCGACAAAACGACAGCGCGTGTCGTTATCGATAGCATGGAAATGTTCGAGAGGCTCAATGCGATCGAACGGGTCGGCAGCGAACGAATTCACGTGTGGCTCAAGGTCGATTGCGGCTACCATCGCGCCGGCGTCGATCCAAAATCCCCGAATGCCGAACAACTCATCCGGTCACTCAACGAATCAAAAAATCTCGTCTTCGATGGCATCCTGACTCACTCAGGGCACGCGTACGACTCCCGCAACCGGGCAGACATACAGGTTGTCGCCGATCAGGAACGCTCCGTGATGGTCGAGTTTGCGGAGCGCATGAGAACCAAGGGGTACAAGATTCCTGTGGTGAGTGTCGGCTCCACTCCAACCATGTCCGTGACGGAAAACTTTGAGGGCATCAACGAAATCCGACCCGGAAACTATGCTTTCTACGACAACACACAAGTCATGCTCGGCAGTTGCGGCGTCGCTGATTGCGCCCTGACGGTGCTTGCCTCGGTTGTTTCGCACCAGCCGGGGGCATCACACTTCATCATCGATGCCGGAGCGCTCGCCCTCTCAAAGGACCCCGGCCCCCTGCATATCAGCAATGATATGGATATGGGGATTCTTTATGAGGACTATGACCGCAAGCGGCTTCAGGCTCACGTGCACGTGAAGACCTTGTCACAGGAACACGGAAAAGTCCTGATTTCAGAGAGTTCAAGGCTGCAAGATCACTACAAGGTGGGAGACAAAGTCCGCATCCTGGAACATCACTCCTGCCTGACGGCCGCCAACTTCGACTACTATAATGTGGTCAAGGGGTACGAGGTGATTGACCGGTGGAAGATACTCCGCGGAAGAGTCTGA
- a CDS encoding Xaa-Pro peptidase family protein produces MRKNTLLLICLLVFSPLVSLAQEGFALFTTDFPPEEFAARRAALYDVIGSSAIAVLQGAPGPAGYVRFRQSNEFYYLSGIEIPHSYLLLDGSTRRATLYLPHRNEGRERSEGKTLIPEEAVTVKQLSGIDAVYGIDLLPEHLARYARGNTLRTLFTPFSPAEGFAMSRDLAVRSVGDAAADPFDGRASREGNFIQLLRLRFPQFEIRDLTPPLDNLRLIKSPREIALMKKATQLSGLALMECMRSTKPGIMEYELDAVAKYVYYRNGAQGEAYFSLIQSGPNAMVGHYNANKRKMQDGDFLLMDFAPDYGYYMSDLTRTWPVNGTFSTHQRELYEFYVGCYRSVLKAIRPGATAQAILLDAVREMDGILSKTAFSKPVYEAAAKRFVGTFRSSSQNPRAMLGHWVGMSTHDVGQDYGPLRAGMVFTIEPAFTIPEESISIRCEDLIVITDRGAEVVSDFVPLDMAGIEKLMRGNGMLQQYPRAHAVDK; encoded by the coding sequence ATGCGCAAGAACACACTGCTCCTCATATGCCTTCTCGTCTTCTCACCGTTGGTCTCCCTGGCTCAAGAGGGGTTTGCTCTCTTCACGACGGACTTTCCGCCTGAAGAATTTGCCGCCCGACGCGCCGCCCTGTACGATGTCATCGGTTCTTCGGCCATCGCTGTACTCCAGGGAGCCCCGGGACCAGCCGGCTATGTTCGCTTTCGCCAATCCAACGAGTTTTACTATCTGAGCGGAATTGAGATTCCCCACTCGTACCTTCTTCTTGACGGTTCAACACGACGGGCAACTCTCTATCTTCCCCATCGCAACGAAGGCCGGGAGAGATCAGAAGGAAAAACGCTGATACCCGAAGAAGCTGTTACCGTGAAACAGCTCTCGGGAATCGATGCTGTGTACGGTATTGATCTCCTGCCTGAGCATCTCGCCCGGTACGCGAGGGGAAACACACTCCGTACACTCTTTACCCCATTCAGCCCTGCGGAGGGTTTCGCAATGAGCCGCGACCTTGCCGTCCGCTCCGTCGGAGACGCTGCGGCGGATCCGTTTGATGGCCGCGCTTCACGTGAAGGGAATTTCATTCAGTTGCTCCGCCTGCGATTTCCACAATTCGAAATAAGGGATCTCACCCCTCCATTGGACAACTTGCGGCTCATTAAAAGCCCGCGTGAGATCGCTTTAATGAAGAAGGCAACACAACTCTCCGGTCTGGCCCTGATGGAGTGTATGCGATCGACGAAACCCGGGATCATGGAATACGAACTGGATGCTGTTGCAAAGTACGTCTACTACAGAAACGGCGCGCAGGGGGAAGCGTACTTCTCGCTTATTCAGAGCGGGCCCAATGCAATGGTGGGACATTATAATGCCAACAAGAGGAAAATGCAGGATGGAGATTTTCTCCTCATGGATTTTGCACCAGACTATGGATATTACATGAGCGATTTGACGCGGACATGGCCCGTGAACGGAACGTTCAGCACACACCAACGCGAGTTGTATGAGTTTTACGTTGGATGCTACCGGTCTGTTCTGAAGGCGATTCGGCCAGGGGCGACGGCGCAAGCAATCTTGCTGGATGCCGTCCGGGAGATGGATGGCATTCTTTCGAAGACAGCCTTTTCGAAACCAGTCTATGAAGCGGCCGCCAAGCGTTTCGTTGGCACATTCCGGTCATCGTCTCAGAATCCACGGGCAATGCTGGGCCACTGGGTTGGAATGTCAACTCACGACGTCGGACAAGATTACGGCCCCCTGCGCGCAGGTATGGTGTTCACGATTGAACCCGCGTTCACAATTCCGGAAGAGTCGATTAGTATCCGTTGTGAGGACCTTATCGTCATCACAGATCGTGGTGCTGAAGTCGTCTCTGATTTTGTGCCTCTGGATATGGCGGGAATAGAAAAGCTGATGCGGGGAAACGGTATGCTTCAGCAATATCCACGCGCACATGCCGTGGATAAGTGA
- a CDS encoding pyridoxine 5'-phosphate synthase has protein sequence MRLAINIDHLATLRNARGGTEPSLVQAVRICETAGARGIVCHLREDRRHIRDADVRELRKTITTKLDLEMAATGDIIGVALEVVPDFVTLVPERRQELTTEDGLDVVAGKKHLLDVIRTFHDHKIKVSLFVNPIVEQIRAAREIGTDMIEIHTGEYSEAHTPREQEVCLAQVKESASLAKSLGLGVHAGHGLNYVNVGAIAAIPEIDELSIGFAVIVRSMFVGLESAVQEMRSLVEAS, from the coding sequence ATGCGCTTAGCCATCAACATCGACCATCTTGCCACACTCCGAAATGCCCGGGGAGGGACTGAACCAAGCCTCGTGCAGGCGGTCCGGATTTGTGAGACAGCCGGCGCCCGCGGTATTGTGTGTCACCTCCGTGAGGACCGGCGGCACATCCGCGATGCCGACGTCCGGGAACTTCGAAAGACCATTACAACCAAGCTCGATCTCGAAATGGCTGCAACTGGGGATATCATCGGGGTTGCGCTCGAGGTGGTTCCTGATTTCGTCACGCTCGTCCCCGAGCGGCGGCAGGAGCTGACAACAGAGGACGGGCTCGATGTTGTCGCCGGCAAGAAACATCTTCTCGACGTCATCAGAACATTCCACGATCACAAGATCAAGGTGAGTCTTTTTGTGAATCCGATCGTGGAGCAGATCAGGGCGGCACGCGAAATTGGTACCGACATGATCGAGATTCACACGGGCGAGTATTCCGAAGCTCACACTCCCCGTGAACAGGAAGTGTGTTTGGCGCAGGTCAAAGAATCCGCGTCCCTTGCCAAATCGCTTGGTCTTGGCGTCCACGCAGGCCATGGTCTCAACTATGTCAATGTCGGTGCAATTGCCGCTATCCCGGAAATCGATGAACTCAGCATTGGTTTTGCAGTCATCGTCCGCTCGATGTTCGTTGGCCTGGAATCCGCCGTCCAGGAAATGCGCTCCCTCGTTGAGGCGAGCTAA
- a CDS encoding DUF5686 family protein, whose protein sequence is MNTLSRISMICMCAVFILAATEAQTTKKENAENDKHESLGQRIGSIVEGVIDKLEKEFSGRSDETGLRKDSSKKLHGQPSQGDMFTKVNEDSNVTYQGNTVIQRGDTLNTNVIVKGGDLTIYGHVNGDVLVIGGDVYLRDGAYVGGNIKVINGEVNKDDDAIVMGYIDKGSSKKEKAYREEEKNFRRSSTKLNANWVSETTNLDNFIFRYNRVEGLFLGVGSEKRYYWDNQRSYSLYGSAGYGFKSHHWRGNLGLSRQFAFDDGQLIEIEAEAHSLTDTKDDWLIGVQENTAAALLIHEDYRDYYRRDGYGINLGYATQREYITGQLKVGYLADEYRSMENQTEWSFFGGSKQFRPNPAIDDGKMGSIFTSAGLSTVTSTIYGPEGWSILATAEVADKNLGGVYTFNRYVADVRRYQPLGRYDNLNIRVRVGSSEGALPLQKTFEIGGLGTVQGFPFKGEMGNRMVLMNAELIVNGDFLGDLSFWPSWLMRGINLLVLTDAGLVRTVDNGALWTNGFDGIKISDFRHDVGAGVASRSGAFRLAFVWRTDRSEPARFIFRFSRPF, encoded by the coding sequence ATGAATACCCTTTCAAGAATCTCCATGATATGTATGTGCGCCGTCTTTATTCTGGCAGCTACGGAGGCACAAACCACAAAAAAAGAGAATGCTGAGAATGACAAACATGAAAGTCTCGGTCAACGGATAGGATCAATCGTCGAAGGTGTGATCGACAAGCTTGAAAAGGAATTCTCGGGCCGTTCCGACGAAACGGGTTTGAGAAAGGACTCATCGAAAAAGCTTCATGGACAACCATCGCAGGGTGATATGTTCACGAAAGTGAACGAAGACAGCAATGTAACGTACCAGGGGAACACGGTCATCCAGAGGGGCGATACTCTCAATACGAATGTGATCGTCAAGGGGGGCGACCTCACCATCTATGGGCACGTCAATGGCGACGTTCTTGTCATCGGCGGAGACGTCTACCTGCGGGACGGGGCGTATGTGGGTGGTAACATCAAGGTCATCAATGGCGAAGTCAATAAAGATGACGATGCGATTGTTATGGGATATATTGACAAGGGCAGTTCCAAGAAAGAGAAAGCCTACAGAGAAGAAGAGAAAAACTTCAGAAGATCCTCTACGAAACTTAACGCAAACTGGGTCAGCGAGACGACCAATCTGGATAATTTCATTTTCCGGTACAACCGCGTTGAAGGTCTGTTCCTCGGTGTGGGATCGGAGAAGCGATACTATTGGGACAATCAACGTTCCTACAGTCTCTACGGTTCAGCGGGATACGGGTTCAAGTCCCACCACTGGCGCGGTAACCTGGGGTTGAGCAGGCAATTCGCTTTCGACGACGGACAGCTGATTGAAATTGAAGCCGAAGCGCACAGCCTTACGGATACGAAAGACGATTGGCTTATTGGTGTACAGGAAAACACTGCTGCGGCTCTTTTGATTCACGAAGACTACCGTGATTACTATCGCCGGGATGGATATGGTATTAACCTTGGATATGCCACCCAGCGCGAGTACATCACCGGTCAACTTAAAGTAGGGTATTTGGCGGATGAGTACCGGTCTATGGAAAATCAGACGGAATGGTCTTTCTTCGGAGGGAGCAAGCAGTTCCGTCCGAATCCGGCGATCGACGATGGAAAGATGGGAAGCATCTTCACCTCGGCCGGACTCAGCACCGTGACGTCCACAATCTATGGTCCTGAAGGGTGGAGCATACTGGCGACGGCAGAGGTTGCTGACAAAAATCTTGGTGGAGTGTACACGTTCAACCGGTATGTTGCCGATGTGCGCCGCTACCAGCCGTTGGGACGATACGACAATCTTAATATCCGCGTTCGCGTAGGGTCATCCGAAGGAGCACTCCCGCTTCAGAAGACATTCGAGATCGGGGGGCTTGGAACAGTCCAGGGTTTTCCGTTCAAAGGTGAGATGGGAAACCGGATGGTACTGATGAACGCAGAGTTGATCGTCAATGGTGATTTTCTCGGTGATCTCAGTTTCTGGCCGAGTTGGCTGATGCGCGGCATCAATCTGCTGGTCCTCACAGATGCAGGTCTTGTGCGCACGGTAGATAACGGAGCACTCTGGACGAATGGCTTCGACGGAATCAAAATCTCGGATTTCAGACATGATGTCGGGGCCGGTGTGGCGTCGCGCAGCGGTGCCTTCCGGCTGGCATTTGTTTGGCGTACGGACAGGAGTGAACCGGCTCGTTTCATTTTCCGGTTCTCGCGTCCCTTCTGA
- a CDS encoding M14 family zinc carboxypeptidase: MNNPQSPDHSLISSALARELFDVYETCRVSEIASRRFGQADMLRWLEPLNAANFFSTTPLGISAEGRTISLLRLGRGTVKVLLWSQMHGDESTATMALLDILSFFRRNPDHRATRAILDSLDLLMIPMLNPDGAERFQRRTAQSIDMNRDALALETPEARILKEIQQTHRPQFGFNLHDQDPRYTVGNTRDVSTIALLAPAYDESRADNAVREAAKKVASVFASAVQEFIPGHVSKYDDTFEPRAFGDNIQQWGTSTVLVESGGWPGDRDKMFIRKLNYVGLLISLYALATETFQQADLAIYEGLPFGTKFLYDVILRNARLKANDQVPAAVVDIGINLDEELNAETGQVELVGKVVDIGDLRVYGAFSEIDAHNALFNGGEMRMDQRFSSRQVEALTAGH; the protein is encoded by the coding sequence ATGAACAACCCTCAATCACCGGATCACTCTCTCATAAGCTCGGCGCTGGCTCGGGAACTTTTTGACGTGTATGAGACCTGCCGTGTTTCGGAAATTGCCTCCCGCAGGTTTGGCCAGGCCGACATGCTTCGCTGGCTGGAGCCGCTGAACGCGGCGAACTTCTTTTCGACAACACCGTTGGGGATCTCCGCCGAAGGGCGAACCATCTCTCTGCTTCGGCTCGGAAGGGGAACAGTGAAAGTCCTTCTCTGGTCGCAAATGCATGGAGATGAATCAACCGCCACCATGGCATTGCTGGACATCCTCAGCTTCTTCCGGCGGAATCCCGATCATCGAGCGACGCGCGCGATTCTCGATTCGCTTGATCTTCTGATGATACCGATGCTCAACCCGGATGGAGCAGAGAGGTTTCAGCGACGTACAGCCCAATCTATTGATATGAATCGCGACGCGCTTGCGCTGGAAACTCCTGAGGCACGTATTCTGAAAGAGATTCAACAGACGCACCGTCCGCAATTCGGGTTCAATCTTCACGATCAGGATCCGCGTTACACGGTCGGGAATACAAGGGATGTCAGCACGATTGCGTTGCTCGCTCCCGCATATGATGAATCACGAGCCGACAACGCTGTGCGGGAGGCCGCGAAGAAAGTTGCCTCGGTGTTTGCGTCTGCAGTACAGGAGTTTATCCCGGGTCATGTCTCGAAGTACGACGACACGTTTGAGCCGCGCGCGTTTGGAGACAATATTCAACAATGGGGAACGAGCACGGTCCTGGTTGAGTCGGGCGGATGGCCGGGCGATCGCGACAAAATGTTCATCCGTAAACTCAACTATGTTGGCTTGCTCATCAGCCTGTATGCTCTCGCAACCGAAACGTTTCAGCAGGCAGACCTTGCGATCTATGAGGGGCTTCCGTTCGGGACGAAGTTCCTGTACGATGTCATTCTTCGAAACGCACGGTTGAAAGCGAACGATCAAGTGCCTGCGGCCGTTGTCGATATTGGTATCAACCTTGACGAGGAGCTGAACGCGGAGACGGGACAAGTGGAATTGGTGGGGAAGGTCGTCGACATTGGTGATCTCCGGGTCTACGGTGCATTCAGTGAAATTGATGCTCATAATGCACTTTTCAACGGCGGAGAGATGCGGATGGACCAGCGTTTTTCCTCCAGGCAGGTTGAGGCGCTGACAGCCGGGCATTGA
- a CDS encoding sigma-70 family RNA polymerase sigma factor: MNPGVQAVVSRSTKKKHTEFEAEALPHMDVLYNFALRTTGNEADARDLLQETYLKAYRFWDKYEKGTNIRAWLFRIMKNSYINRYRKETKEPDKVDYEDIENFYNTIRAGSTNPNDLQEQLYGNLLGDEVTKALQSLPDDFRTVVILCDIEGLTYEEIAEFVECPIGTVRSRLHRGRKLLQAVLFEYAKQQGIIKSD; encoded by the coding sequence ATGAATCCTGGCGTACAGGCTGTCGTTTCCCGGAGCACGAAGAAAAAGCACACCGAGTTTGAGGCAGAAGCATTGCCTCATATGGACGTGCTGTACAACTTCGCTCTTCGTACGACCGGGAATGAAGCGGACGCCCGCGACCTGCTGCAGGAGACCTACCTCAAAGCGTATCGTTTCTGGGATAAGTACGAGAAGGGAACGAATATCCGCGCGTGGTTGTTCAGGATTATGAAGAATTCGTACATCAACCGGTACCGAAAAGAAACGAAAGAACCGGACAAGGTTGATTACGAGGACATCGAGAATTTCTACAATACAATTCGTGCCGGATCGACGAATCCCAATGATCTCCAGGAGCAGCTCTACGGCAACCTGCTCGGCGATGAGGTGACGAAGGCTCTACAGAGTTTGCCGGACGATTTTCGAACCGTCGTCATCCTCTGCGACATCGAGGGATTGACGTACGAGGAGATTGCGGAGTTCGTTGAGTGTCCAATCGGAACCGTCCGATCGCGCCTCCATCGGGGGCGGAAGCTATTGCAGGCAGTACTGTTCGAGTACGCGAAACAGCAGGGAATAATCAAAAGTGACTAG